A region from the Chanodichthys erythropterus isolate Z2021 chromosome 5, ASM2448905v1, whole genome shotgun sequence genome encodes:
- the dapp1 gene encoding dual adapter for phosphotyrosine and 3-phosphotyrosine and 3-phosphoinositide produces MSVSSTRSSGEELDELEAVSWYHYDLSRHAAEALLLSNGVDGNFLLRNSNKGPDCFALSVRAKDSVKHFHVRRQFGKYAFGFNEFPCLQDFCSHLANQPLLGSETGNLIVLRFPYPRQVEEPSIYETVCVHTAMQTGRHENDLVPNAPALGTKEGYLVKQGAIIKSWKQRWFTLNRNELKYFKDKMFVEPIRTLDLTECSAVQFDYSQERVNCFCLVFPERTFYLCAKSGAEADEWIKILRWKLSQIKKGR; encoded by the exons ATGAGCGTCAGTTCAACACGGAGCAGCGGGGAAGAGCTCGACGAGCTGGAGGCGGTGAG ctGGTATCATTATGATTTGTCCCGGCACGCAGCTGAAGCTCTTCTACTTTCGAATGGGGTGGATGGGAATTTTTTACTCCGAAACAGCAACAAGGGTCCTGACTGCTTTGCTTTGTCTGTCCG AGCAAAGGATTCAGTGAAACACTTCCATGTCCGGCGGCAGTTTGGCAAATATGCCTTTGGCTTCAATGAATTCCCTTGCCTTCAGGATTTCTGCAGTCACCTTGCCAATCAGCCTCTGCTAGGCAGCGAGACAG GAAACCTGATAGTGCTACGGTTCCCATACCCAAGGCAGGTGGAAGAACCATCTATTTATGAGACGGTGTGTGTGCATACGGCCATGCAGACAGGCCGGCATGAAAATGACCTGGTGCCTAATGCTCCAGCG CTTGGCACAAAAGAGGGTTATCTGGTTAAACAAGGAGCGATTATCAAG AGCTGGAAACAGAGATGGTTCACCCTGAATAGAAATGAACTTAAGTATTTCAAGGATAAAATG TTTGTAGAGCCGATACGAACCCTGGATCTGACGGAGTGCTCCGCTGTCCAGTTTGATTACAGTCAGGAGAGGGTCAACTGCTTCTG TCTGGTGTTCCCTGAGAGGACGTTTTATTTGTGTGCAAAATCCGGTGCTGAGGCAGACGAATGGATTAAGATACTACGATGGAAACTG TCACAGATAAAGAAAGGTCGATGA
- the lamtor3 gene encoding ragulator complex protein LAMTOR3 — MNMADNLRSYLYKQLPSVEGLHAIVVTDRDGVPVIKVANDNAPDYALRPAFLSTFALATDQGSKLGLSKNKSIICYYNTYQIVQFNRLPLVISFIASSNANTGLIFSLEKELVPLIEELRQVVEVA, encoded by the exons ATGAATATGGCAGAT AATCTGAGGAGTTATTTGTATAAACAACTGCCAAG TGTTGAAGGACTTCATGCAATAGTGGTGACAGATAGAGATGGAGTCCCTGTAATCAAAG TTGCCAATGACAATGCCCCTGACTATGCACTGCGGCCGGCGTTCCTGTCCACCTTTGCTTTGGCCACTGACCAGGGCAGCAAGCTCGGCTTGTCCAAAAATAAGAGCATCATTTGTTACTATAACACATACCAG ATTGTACAGTTCAACCGATTACCCTTAGTGATAAGTTTCATCGCAAGTAGTAATGCCAACACAG gtttgaTCTTCAGTCTTGAGAAGGAACTAGTCCCTCTGATCGAAGAACTAAGGCAGGTGGTGGAAGTAGCTTAG